A section of the Harmonia axyridis chromosome 2, icHarAxyr1.1, whole genome shotgun sequence genome encodes:
- the LOC123671992 gene encoding LIM/homeobox protein Awh isoform X2 gives MKLQCNIWSYSQEKFRGDSVADKILGTFEMKTEFRSCSACGEPICDKFLLEVSGSTWHARCLRCCVCQLQLDRQPSCFIRDRAIYCKQDYANFGAKCSICSRGISSSDWVRKARDHVYHLACFACAACHRQLSTGEEFALHEDRVLCKAHYLETLDGGTTSSDDGCDAEGYHKNKAKRVRTTFTEEQLQVLQANFQLDSNPDGQDLERIAQITGLSKRVTQVWFQNSRARQKKHMHTGKVKTQLHNPRDDNSFGRHINLHLTYSLQHQNNNTKTSLFSQSESSLDELSQESTMHCMQSEV, from the exons ACTGAATTTCGAAGTTGCTCAGCTTGTGGAGAACCAATTTGTGACAAGTTCCTTCTAGAAGTCAGTGGTAGTACTTGGCATGCTCGATGTTTAAGATGCTGCGTGTGCCAGTTGCAGCTTGATAGACAGCCTTCTTGCTTCATTAGAGACAGAGCCATATATTGCAAGCAGGACTACGCAAA TTTCGGCGCCAAATGTTCAATTTGCTCACGAGGAATCTCTTCCAGTGATTGGGTACGAAAGGCTCGTGATCACGTTTACCATCTTGCTTGTTTTGCATGTGCGGCATGCCACAGACAGCTCTCTACAGGGGAGGAGTTTGCTCTGCACGAGGACCGAGTGCTGTGCAAGGCCCACTATTTGGAAACGTTAGACGGTGGCACAACTTCGTCTGATG ACGGATGTGACGCAGAAGGATATCACAAAAACAAGGCGAAAAGAGTTCGAACCACTTTCACAGAAGAACAATTACAGGTACTTCAAGCGAACTTTCAATTGGACTCGAATCCAGATGGTCAGGACCTGGAAAGAATCGCACAAATTACAGGACTCAGCAAACGAGTCACACAGGTGTGGTTCCAGAACTCGAGAGCAAGACAGAAAAAACACATGCATACGGGAAAAGTTAAAACACAGT TGCACAACCCTAGAGATGATAATTCCTTCGGTAGGCATATAAACCTTCATCTCACTTATTCGCTCCAGCATCAAAATAATAACACAAAAACAAGCTTGTTCTCTCAGTCTG aatcttCTTTAGATGAGCTGTCACAAGAATCCACAATGCACTGTATGCAAAGTGAAGTCTAA
- the LOC123671992 gene encoding LIM/homeobox protein Awh isoform X1: protein MKLQCNIWSYSQEKFRGDSVADKILGTFEMKTEFRSCSACGEPICDKFLLEVSGSTWHARCLRCCVCQLQLDRQPSCFIRDRAIYCKQDYAKSFGAKCSICSRGISSSDWVRKARDHVYHLACFACAACHRQLSTGEEFALHEDRVLCKAHYLETLDGGTTSSDDGCDAEGYHKNKAKRVRTTFTEEQLQVLQANFQLDSNPDGQDLERIAQITGLSKRVTQVWFQNSRARQKKHMHTGKVKTQLHNPRDDNSFGRHINLHLTYSLQHQNNNTKTSLFSQSESSLDELSQESTMHCMQSEV, encoded by the exons ACTGAATTTCGAAGTTGCTCAGCTTGTGGAGAACCAATTTGTGACAAGTTCCTTCTAGAAGTCAGTGGTAGTACTTGGCATGCTCGATGTTTAAGATGCTGCGTGTGCCAGTTGCAGCTTGATAGACAGCCTTCTTGCTTCATTAGAGACAGAGCCATATATTGCAAGCAGGACTACGCAAA AAGTTTCGGCGCCAAATGTTCAATTTGCTCACGAGGAATCTCTTCCAGTGATTGGGTACGAAAGGCTCGTGATCACGTTTACCATCTTGCTTGTTTTGCATGTGCGGCATGCCACAGACAGCTCTCTACAGGGGAGGAGTTTGCTCTGCACGAGGACCGAGTGCTGTGCAAGGCCCACTATTTGGAAACGTTAGACGGTGGCACAACTTCGTCTGATG ACGGATGTGACGCAGAAGGATATCACAAAAACAAGGCGAAAAGAGTTCGAACCACTTTCACAGAAGAACAATTACAGGTACTTCAAGCGAACTTTCAATTGGACTCGAATCCAGATGGTCAGGACCTGGAAAGAATCGCACAAATTACAGGACTCAGCAAACGAGTCACACAGGTGTGGTTCCAGAACTCGAGAGCAAGACAGAAAAAACACATGCATACGGGAAAAGTTAAAACACAGT TGCACAACCCTAGAGATGATAATTCCTTCGGTAGGCATATAAACCTTCATCTCACTTATTCGCTCCAGCATCAAAATAATAACACAAAAACAAGCTTGTTCTCTCAGTCTG aatcttCTTTAGATGAGCTGTCACAAGAATCCACAATGCACTGTATGCAAAGTGAAGTCTAA
- the LOC123673120 gene encoding 40S ribosomal protein S6: protein MKFNIAYPPTGCQKVFEIMDDHKIRTFFDKRMGSEVAADQLGDDWKGYVFKITGGNDKQGFPMKQGVLTNGRVRLLLSKGHSCYRPRRDGERRRKSVRGCIVDANLSVLSLVIVRKGEKEIPGLTDTTVPRRLGPKRANKIRKLFNLSKQDDVRQYVVKRPLPEKEGKKLRFRAPKIQRLITPTVLQRKRHRLALKKKRCLDRKEAVNNYKKLLAQRQKEYKKAKEIKRKRSASLRESRSSVNSS from the coding sequence ATGAAGTTCAACATTGCTTATCCCCCAACGGGATGccaaaaagtttttgaaattatgGATGACCATAAAATCCGTACCTTTTTCGATAAGCGTATGGGATCTGAAGTCGCAGCTGATCAGTTGGGAGATGACTGGAAGGGTTATGTCTTCAAAATTACTGGAGGAAACGACAAGCAAGGTTTTCCCATGAAGCAAGGTGTGCTCACCAATGGCAGAGTACGTTTGTTGCTGTCAAAGGGTCACTCTTGCTATCGCCCAAGACGTGATGGTGAACGTAGGAGGAAATCTGTAAGAGGTTGCATTGTAGATGCTAATTTGAGTGTATTGTCCTTGGTTATTGTTCGCAAAGGCGAGAAAGAAATCCCTGGATTGACCGATACTACTGTTCCTCGTCGTTTGGGACCTAAAAGGGCTAACAAAATCCGTAAGTTGTTCAACTTATCTAAACAAGATGATGTACGCCAATACGTCGTGAAACGCCCTCTTCCCGAGAAGGAAGGTAAGAAACTTCGCTTCAGGGCACCCAAGATTCAGCGCCTCATTACTCCCACCGTCTTACAACGTAAGAGACATCGTCTTGCTCTCAAAAAGAAGCGTTGTTTGGATCGTAAAGAAGCAGTAAACAACTACAAAAAACTGCTTGCTCAAAGACAGAAAGAATATAAAAAGGCAAAGGAGATCAAACGTAAGAGATCAGCAAGTCTGCGAGAAAGTAGGAGCAGTGTAAACAGTTCTTAA